Proteins encoded in a region of the Vicia villosa cultivar HV-30 ecotype Madison, WI linkage group LG5, Vvil1.0, whole genome shotgun sequence genome:
- the LOC131605848 gene encoding uncharacterized protein LOC131605848, whose translation MAIKRFHMANNVDFKVDRANVERYKIKCRNTDCGFRLHASYRKRSDSWVIGYISQDHTCVNTNVSQDHRKLSYDIICQEILPLVDKDPSLKVKTIISHIVATYNYTPSYRKAWLAKTKAIEIVYGNWEDSYKRLPRILYALQIYAPGTVTILETLPAQSPDGTCLLGNVIFHRLFWAFRPCVQGFAYCKPILQINGTWLYGKYKGTLLMAVAQDGRRNIFPVAFALVEGETAGEIKDRALRKTLVNAGYALTQPTSQYYRHEIVAANPDAGRWVDNLAREKWTRSYNNGKRWGHMTTNLVESMNGVFKGIRHLPITALVEATYYRMASLFARRGERWSAVLESGQVFSETCVKFMKEQSAKANSHIVTSFNRFNRTFSVKETIDHNEGLPRQQYRVLTDEGWCDCGKFQAFRMPCSHVIAASIVQDGYESPDVLVVSSGDSSKEWIMDSGM comes from the exons ATGGCCATAAAAAGATTTCATATGGCAAACAATGTTGATTTTAAAGTTGATCGCGCCAACGTTGAGAGGTACAAAATTAAGTGTAGAAACACTGattgtggattcaggttgcatgcatcatacaggaagagaagtgattCATGGGTGATAGGATATATTTCCCAAGATCACACGTGTGTTAACACAAATGTTTCACAAGACCACCGTAAGCTAAGTTATGACATTATATGTCAAGAAATCTTGCCCCTAGTTGACAAAGATCCATCGTTAAAGGTGAAAACGATAATCTCTCATATCGTTGCAACTTACAATTACACTCCGTCTTATAGAAAGGCGTGGCTGGCGAAGACCAAAGCGATCGAAATTGTGTATGGAAATTGGGAggattcgtacaaacgacttcCACGTATCTTATATGCGCTTCAAATTTATGCTCCTGGAACCGTTACTATTTTAGAGACCCTTCCGGCACAATCTCCAGACGGAACGTGCCTTCTAGGAAATGTGATATTCCACAGGCTTTTCTGGGCTTTCCGCCCATGTGTTCAAGGATTTGCATATtgcaaaccaattcttcaaataAATGGAACTTGGTTGTACGGAAAATATAAAGGCACCTTGTTGATGGCTGTGGCACAAGACGGAAGGAGAAACATTTTTCCTGTTGCGTTCGCTCTTGTGGAAGGAGAAACTGCTGgag AGATAAAGGACAGGGCTCTTCGGAAGACTCTTGTCAATGCCGGATATGCATTGACTCAACCGACGTCCCAATATTATCGACATGAAATTGTAGcagcaaatccagatgcaggcagaTGGGTAGACAATCTTGCTAGAGAGAAATGGACCAGATCATACAACAACGGCAAGCGATGGGGGCACATGACAACGAATCTTGTGGAGTCTATGAACGGAGTGTTTAAGGGCATCAGACACCTTCCGATTACTGCCTTGGTGGAagcaacatactataggatggCTTCTCTTTTCGCAAGAAGAGGTGAGCGTTGGAGTGCAGTTCTAGAATCTGGACAAGTATTCAGCGAAACATgcgtcaaattcatgaaagagcaatctgccaaAGCCAACAGCCACATTGTGACATCTTTCAATCGATTCAACAGGACCTTCAGTGTTAAAGAAACGATTGACCATAACGAGGGCCTTCCGAGACAACAATACAGGGTTCTTACAGACGAAGGGTGGTGCGATTGCGGAAAATTTCAAGCCTTTCGCATGCCATGCTCTCatgtaattgcagcat ccattgtt